The following are encoded together in the Lathyrus oleraceus cultivar Zhongwan6 chromosome 3, CAAS_Psat_ZW6_1.0, whole genome shotgun sequence genome:
- the LOC127130740 gene encoding uncharacterized protein LOC127130740 — MALTSFDITWANVMHVTEMITSCGEFFNVPLMGTKGCINYNHVLAIRQLGFALRDEPKAREIEASVCFAKKENPELLHLGGKSVRRLQAENYKTQAKKDEMGMQLYQVDQERRQLMHKLKEAKRSVPTKRQRPENSRAFEHRNKEIKELNRELFKAQQTNLKLEASKAKSKVKHKKELKILEKKLQDEQKEAGRVKGEKKRLEFNLKERQKYLDKALEEKKKLKEEKEILVKIVIGTTSYAESSSTWREIANSSFHLYSTRANEQRKMERIQADMAAMQERVTAQMRPFMELMQNMAIRQEELRAIVLRPIEGNPFGEDDNENNGNPHPPILLRLTRPHLDMMGILHLLCRLLLLRHLRMLGMSVLEFQLSKCWLILGGP, encoded by the exons ATGGCTTTGACTTCTTTTGACATAACATGGGCTAATGTTATGCATGTTACTGAGATGATCACTAGCTGTGGGGAGTTCTTCAACGTTCCTCTCATGGGGACGAAAGGGTGTATCAACTATAATCATGTATTGGCTATCCGTCAGTTGGGATTTGCTTTAAGAGATGAGCCCAAAGCTCGAGAGATAGAAGCTTCAGTTTGCTTTGCTAAAAAGGAGAATCCTGAGTTGTTACATCTTGGCGGAAAATCCGTAAGAAGG TTGCAAGCAGAGAATTACAAAACTCAAGCTAAGAAAGATGAGATGGGGATGCAACTCTACCAGGTTGATCAAGAGAGGAGACAATTGATGCACAAGCTTAAGGAGGCAAAAAGAAGTGTTCCTACAAAGAGACAAAGGCCAGAAAATTCAAGAGCATTTGAACACAgaaacaaagaaataaaagagCTAAATAGAGAATTATTCAAAGCGCAACAGACGAATCTCAAATTGGAAGCGTCCAAAGCAAAGTCAAAAGTTAAGCACAAGAAAGAGTTGAAGATCCTGGAAAAGAAGTTACAAGATGAACAAAAGGAAGCTGGTAGAGTCAAAGGTGAAAAGAAGAGACTTGAGTTCAATCTCAAGGAACGCCAGAAGTACCTTGACAAAGCTCTTGAAGAGAAGAAGAAGCTGAAAGAAGAAAAGGAGATCCTAGTGAAGATTGTGATAGGTACGACCAGTTATGCAGAGAGTTCCAGTACATGGAG AGAGATTGCAAATTCCAGTTTTCACCTCTACTCAACTCGTGCCAACGAGCAACGAAAGATGGAACGGATACAAGCAGACATGGCAGCAATGCAAGAGCGAGTTACTGCGCAAATGCGTCCGTTCATGGAACTAATGCAGAATATGGCAATCAGGCAAGAAGAATTGAGGGCGATTGTCCTTAGGCCCATTGAAGGGAATCCATTTGGTGAAGACGATAATGAGAATAATGGGAATCCTCATCCCCCCATCCTCCTCCGTCTCACCCGCCCACACCTCGACATGATGGGAATCCTCCACCTCCTCTGCCGCCTCCTCCTCCTCCGACACCTCCGCATGTTGGGAATGTCTGTATTAGAATTCCAATTGAGCAAGTGCTGGCTCATCCTAGGAGGACCATGA
- the LOC127130739 gene encoding uncharacterized protein LOC127130739 has translation MKIPVQEDDQCEDYYSNVEENVAGEKFRMLEERLRAMENQYVMGMDFNDMGLVPGLRIPNKFKVPDFIKYKGNSCPKTHVRAYFRKMSTYSNDEKMLMHFFQDNLSGGSLDWYMSLERANVRSWRELVNAFVTHYHYNSDMAPNHTQLQNLTQGNNESFKEYAQRWRELAARVQPALMERELVDLFMGTLQGVYYDRLVGCTTAGFPDLVTAGERVEVGIKLGKIQVPSSGSSSDKGKKPFTGFSKNKEDSSSAYMGKGKGRAFSEQVAVVTTPTVQPRQQTQQPRQQQQTAPRQRNAQQRTMGPPRQFTPLPMTYTQLFNHLCHINLIELRNWTMPSSLLASHDPNAKCVFHSGGVGHDIENCWAFKHKVQDLIDNETIEFEPPNGPNVVQNPMPPHGGAAVSAIEVDEELNLIMDASLVTTPLPFVKEYLLKMGVFPGCAADCKDCLYQCNGCDCLKSEIQNLINEGSLQFDRLKKKVVEEVDVITIPVPPKKPTVRITLPSPVPYSSDKGVPWNYREKVYYHGQKVAVKTPNSDVNDVGGTGRITRSGRVFSLVQRTSENTQPSGSNSGMPSNEEVEELMRYIQKSDYRVIIQLSKTSSKISILFLLRDSEAHKNALIKLLNTSFVPQEISVNQFEHVVASITASNGLGFTDFDLPPEGRKHDKSLHISLESTGGTLSHVLVDTGSSLNVLPEVALMKLNYQGVEIRPSDLMVRAFDGSRRVVFYEFDLPIKIWP, from the exons ATGAAAATTCCTGTGCAAGAAGATGACCAATGTGAGGATTACTATTCCAATGTTGAAGAGAATGTTGCTGGTGAGAAATTTCGTATGCTGGAAGAAAGGTTACGTGCTATGGAGAACCAATATGTCATGGGGATGGATTTCAATGACATGGGTCTTGTTCCCGGGCTTAGAATTCCAAACAAATTCAAGGTACCCGATTTCATCAAGTACAAAGGGAATTCTTGCCCAAAGACTCATGTGCGTGCTTATTTCAGAAAGATGTCTACATATTCCAATGATGAGAAGATGTTGATGCATTTCTTCCAAGACAATCTGTCAGGAGGATCTCTTGATTGGTACATGTCTTTGGAGAGGGCTAATGTACGAAGCTGGAGAGAGTTGGTGAATGCCTTTGTAACACATTACCACTACAACTCTGATATGGCTCCCAATCACACTCAGTTGCAGAATTTGACACAGGGGAACAATGAATCCTTTAAAGAATACGCgcagagatggcgtgagttggctgcTCGAGTTCAACCTGCACTGATGGAGCGTGAGCTTGTTGATCTATTTATGGGAACTCTTCAAGGAGTTTACTATGATCGTTTGGTTGGTTGCACCACTGCTGGTTTCCCAGATTTGGTCACGGCTGGTGAGCGTGTTGAAGTGGGTATCAAGCTTGGTAAGATTCAAGTTCCTAGTTCTGGAAGTTCATCTGATAAGGGTAAGAAGCCTTTCACAGGCTTTTCGAAGAACAAAGAAGATTCTAGTTCTGCTTATATGGGTAAAGGTAAAGGGAGAGCCTTTTCCGAACAAGTAGCTGTTGTCACAACTCCTACTGTTCAACCTCGTCAGCAAACTCAACAACCTAGACAACAACAACAGACTGCTCCTCGCCAGAGAAATGCTCAACAAAGGACTATGGGTCCTCCTAGGCAATTCACTCCTCTGCCTATGACCTATACTCAGTTGTTTAATCATCTTTGCCATATCAACTTGATTGAATTGAGAAATTGGACAATGCCATCCTCTCTCCTTGCTAGTCATGATCCAAATGCCAAATGTGTGTTTCACTCTGGAGGTGTTGGGCACGACATTGAGAACTGTTGGGCGTTCAAACACAAAGTGCAAGACCTTATTGATAATGAGACTATTGAGTTTGAGCCTCCTAATGGACCAAATGTGGTGCAAAATCCCATGCCACCTCATGGAGGTGCTGCGGTGAGTGCTATTGAAGTAGATGAAGAGTTAAATTTGATCATGGATGCTAGTCTTGTAACTACCCCGCTGCCTTTTGTCAAAGAATATCTTTTAAAGATGGGGGTCTTTCCTGGTTGTGCTGCTGATTGTAAAGATTGTTTATATCAGTGTAATGGTTGTGATTGTCTGAAGTCTGAAATTCAGAATCTAATTAACGAGGGATCTCTACAGTTTGACCGTCTGAAAAAGAAAGTTGTAGAggaagttgatgttatcactaTTCCTGTGCCTCCAAAGAAACCCACTGTTCGTATTACTTTACCAAGCCCTGTTCCTTATAGCAGTGATAAAGGTGTTCCATGGAATTATAGGGAAAAAGTATATTACCATGGGCAGAAGGTTGCTGTTAAGACTCCTAATTCTGATGTTAATGATGTTGGTGGAACTGGTCGAATTACTAGGAGTGGTCGTGTGTTCTCTCTTGTTCAAAGGACTTCCGAG AATACTCAACCTTCTGGTTCAAATTCGGGGATGCCATCTAATGAAGAAGTTGAAGAGCTTATGAGATACATCCAAAAAAGTGACTATAGAGTGATTATTCAATTAAGCAAGACAtcgtcaaaaatctctattctaTTCTTGCTGCGAGATTCGGAAGCTCATAAAAATGCCTTGATAAAGCTGTTGAACACTTCTTTTGTACCACAAGAGATATCAGTAAACCAGTTTGAACATGTAGTTGCAAGCATTACTGCAAGCAATGGTTTAGGTTTCACTGATTTTGATTTGCCTCCCGAGGGTAGAAAGCATGACAAATCTCTTCATATTTCTTTGGAATCTACAGGTGGTACTTTGTCCCATGTGCTGGTTGACACGGGTTCGTCTTTGAATGTACTTCCAGAAGTGGCGCTGATGAAATTGAACTATCAAGGGGTGGAGATTCGACCAAGTGACTTGATGGTGAGAGCTTTTGATGGGTCTAGGAGGGTTGTCTTTTATGAATTTGACTTACCAATAAAGATATGGCCTTAA